One segment of Curtobacterium poinsettiae DNA contains the following:
- a CDS encoding family 43 glycosylhydrolase: MRRSSTALLAVVTFLGVATTGLHAAPADASAVPGGTTRATTTTVASSPASRHGRVAPSHQNPVALSLPDGQTAASCADPTVIHGAGRDRNWYLYCTTDALTATEQNPDGSLVQHAVPTYRSTDLTHWTYVNDAFPTKPAWVGDANGIWAPDVVYRAGDRGRAGTWYLYYAASDTPSATGPSGGGSAVGVATSSSPTGPWKDSGGPVVAPQTAPNGDGARWAFDPEVITDKGTTYLYFGSYFGGVNVRRLSADGLRSDPSTERQIAIDNRYEGAYLMRHGGWWYFMGSATNCCNGALTGYGVFVARSRSPLGPFTDRDGVAITSTRVGGTPLLAQNGNRWVGTGHNTVVTDFAGQDWIIYHAADRNDPYYAGQPTYTKRPALIDPLDWRGGWPVVRGGAGPSDSVQPGPAAQPGQRASYRPRAVPDDVPGRTIRSLSTSFDGTTLPPALTWTREPDASTWTVADGTLRWQTQDADIHPPQTPLASVLSEPAPRGDWVVETTVGVDTPATGDGRNYVQGGLIVYGSDGDYVRLTSNSIFNTRQTEFGKQVSGQPAGAPSYGNMVVGPVGDTTTLRIVHRQVRGEDRYTAYTSLDGRHFVRGGTWTADLGSAPRVGLISLGGSGFTSTFEDLRVSTVATRR; the protein is encoded by the coding sequence ATGCGCCGATCGTCCACCGCACTCCTCGCCGTCGTGACGTTCCTCGGCGTCGCGACCACGGGCCTCCATGCCGCACCGGCGGATGCGTCCGCGGTGCCGGGAGGGACCACCCGGGCGACCACCACGACCGTGGCGTCGAGTCCCGCCAGCCGGCACGGCCGCGTCGCACCCAGCCACCAGAACCCCGTCGCACTCAGCCTGCCGGACGGGCAGACGGCCGCGAGCTGCGCGGACCCGACGGTGATCCACGGAGCCGGACGCGACCGCAACTGGTACCTGTACTGCACCACCGACGCGCTCACCGCGACGGAGCAGAACCCGGACGGGTCCCTCGTGCAGCACGCGGTGCCCACCTACCGGTCGACCGACCTCACCCACTGGACGTACGTGAACGACGCGTTCCCGACGAAGCCCGCCTGGGTCGGCGACGCGAACGGGATCTGGGCGCCGGACGTCGTGTACCGCGCCGGAGACCGTGGCCGGGCCGGCACCTGGTACCTGTACTACGCGGCTTCGGACACCCCGTCGGCGACGGGACCGAGCGGCGGCGGCTCCGCGGTCGGGGTGGCGACGAGCTCGAGCCCGACGGGGCCGTGGAAGGACTCCGGCGGCCCGGTCGTGGCACCGCAGACCGCACCGAACGGCGACGGCGCGCGATGGGCGTTCGACCCCGAGGTCATCACGGACAAGGGGACGACCTACCTGTACTTCGGCAGCTACTTCGGCGGCGTGAACGTCCGACGACTCAGCGCCGACGGGCTGCGCTCCGACCCGTCGACCGAGCGGCAGATCGCGATCGACAACCGCTACGAGGGCGCGTACCTGATGCGGCACGGCGGCTGGTGGTACTTCATGGGCTCCGCGACGAACTGCTGCAACGGTGCCCTGACCGGCTACGGCGTCTTCGTCGCCCGTTCCCGCAGCCCCCTCGGACCGTTCACGGACCGCGACGGCGTGGCGATCACGAGCACCCGCGTCGGTGGCACGCCCCTGCTCGCGCAGAACGGCAACCGGTGGGTCGGGACCGGCCACAACACCGTGGTCACCGACTTCGCCGGCCAGGACTGGATCATCTACCACGCGGCCGACCGGAACGACCCGTACTACGCGGGGCAGCCGACGTACACGAAGCGGCCGGCGCTGATCGACCCGCTCGACTGGCGGGGCGGCTGGCCGGTCGTCCGCGGCGGTGCCGGTCCCTCCGACTCGGTGCAGCCCGGCCCCGCCGCGCAGCCGGGGCAGCGTGCCTCGTACCGGCCGCGTGCGGTCCCGGACGACGTGCCCGGGCGGACCATCCGCAGCCTGTCCACCTCGTTCGACGGCACCACGCTGCCGCCTGCGCTCACCTGGACGCGGGAGCCCGACGCCTCGACCTGGACCGTCGCCGACGGCACGCTCCGGTGGCAGACGCAGGACGCCGACATCCACCCGCCGCAGACCCCGCTCGCATCGGTCCTGTCCGAACCGGCACCCCGCGGCGACTGGGTGGTCGAGACGACCGTGGGCGTCGACACCCCGGCGACGGGTGACGGCCGCAACTACGTGCAGGGCGGGTTGATCGTGTACGGGAGCGACGGCGACTACGTCCGGCTGACGTCGAACTCGATCTTCAACACGCGCCAGACCGAGTTCGGCAAGCAGGTGTCCGGTCAACCGGCCGGGGCACCGAGCTACGGCAACATGGTCGTCGGTCCGGTCGGGGACACCACCACGCTCCGGATCGTCCACCGCCAGGTCCGGGGTGAGGACCGGTACACGGCGTACACGAGTCTCGACGGGCGGCACTTCGTCCGGGGCGGCACCTGGACGGCGGACCTCGGCAGTGCGCCCCGCGTCGGGCTCATCTCGCTCGGGGGTTCCGGCTTCACCAGCACCTTCGAGGACCTCCGTGTGAGCACGGTCGCGACGCGTCGCTGA
- a CDS encoding GAF domain-containing serine/threonine-protein kinase has product MIPTEDHDASAPLLDGRYRLEQAIGQGGMSVVYRGVDESLHRPVAIKLFHAGIVDIARQEAELGVLASLEHHNLVSLLDAGVVTGQDGTQQRYIVMSLVVGQDLEERLAVGPLASRHIAEIGYDMAEALDYIHSHSVVHRDIKPSNILLVDYGNGSDRARARLTDFGIALAAGVERLTADGVTTGTAAYLSPEQARGGEVGPPSDVYSLGLVLLQCFTRRREFPGSLVESAVARLSRDPVVPEPLPEHWKHLLRAMTAQDPAARPLGAELVTMLRDVVIAETATADHVVEPTDEAAPVPTRHDTDRPATLDTLPDESLQRTTAMAARLFDAPIALVEVLDEDREWSQSYIAEGVDEAARSISFRNGFAPVPVPVVIPDGSAHPEMRNSPLVTGPLGIRFYVSVPLVKHDGAPIGTLAVLDTRPRQATEDDLANLRDLAALAVSQLEIRQESLRTTSDSLPVPRVVGDHTA; this is encoded by the coding sequence ATGATCCCGACGGAAGACCACGACGCGAGCGCGCCGCTGCTCGACGGTCGGTACCGCTTGGAGCAAGCGATCGGTCAGGGCGGCATGTCCGTCGTGTACCGGGGCGTGGACGAGAGCCTGCACCGCCCGGTCGCGATCAAGCTCTTCCACGCGGGCATCGTGGACATCGCCCGGCAAGAGGCCGAACTCGGGGTGCTGGCATCGCTCGAGCACCACAACCTCGTCAGCCTGCTCGACGCCGGAGTCGTCACCGGGCAGGACGGCACGCAACAGCGCTACATCGTGATGTCACTCGTCGTCGGGCAGGACCTCGAGGAGCGTCTGGCCGTCGGGCCCCTCGCTTCGCGGCACATCGCCGAGATCGGCTACGACATGGCCGAGGCCCTCGACTACATCCACTCCCACAGCGTCGTGCACCGCGACATCAAGCCGTCGAACATCCTGCTCGTCGACTACGGCAACGGTTCCGACCGCGCCCGCGCACGCCTGACCGACTTCGGCATCGCGCTCGCCGCCGGCGTCGAACGCCTGACCGCCGACGGTGTGACCACCGGCACCGCCGCGTACCTGAGCCCCGAGCAGGCGCGCGGCGGCGAGGTCGGCCCGCCGAGCGACGTCTACTCGCTCGGCCTCGTGCTGCTGCAGTGCTTCACCCGCCGCCGCGAGTTCCCGGGCTCGCTCGTCGAGTCCGCCGTCGCCCGCCTGTCCCGCGACCCCGTGGTCCCCGAGCCCCTGCCCGAGCACTGGAAGCACCTGCTCCGTGCCATGACCGCGCAGGACCCAGCGGCCCGTCCGCTCGGCGCCGAGCTGGTCACGATGCTCCGCGACGTCGTGATCGCCGAGACCGCCACGGCCGACCACGTGGTCGAGCCGACCGACGAGGCGGCCCCGGTGCCGACGCGGCACGACACCGATCGCCCGGCGACCCTCGACACCCTGCCCGACGAATCGCTGCAGCGCACGACGGCGATGGCGGCCCGGCTCTTCGACGCACCGATCGCCCTGGTCGAGGTCCTGGACGAGGACCGCGAGTGGTCCCAGTCGTACATCGCCGAGGGCGTCGACGAGGCGGCCCGCAGCATCAGCTTCCGCAACGGCTTCGCGCCGGTCCCCGTCCCCGTCGTGATCCCGGATGGCTCCGCGCACCCCGAGATGCGGAACAGCCCCCTGGTCACCGGCCCGCTCGGCATCCGCTTCTACGTCAGCGTCCCGCTCGTCAAGCATGACGGGGCGCCCATCGGGACCCTCGCCGTGCTCGACACCCGCCCGCGGCAGGCCACCGAGGACGACCTCGCGAACCTCCGTGACCTGGCGGCGCTCGCCGTCTCGCAGCTCGAGATCCGCCAGGAGTCCCTGCGCACGACCAGCGACTCGCTGCCGGTCCCACGGGTGGTCGGCGACCACACCGCCTGA
- a CDS encoding PLDc N-terminal domain-containing protein gives MFTNVSGAHTVVLLVLLALEAVALVQVWRDRRRTQLVKVLWTVVILALPVVGVLGWAVNWLLGRAADALQRRNA, from the coding sequence GTGTTCACGAACGTGTCGGGGGCACACACCGTGGTGCTCCTCGTGCTGCTGGCGCTCGAGGCCGTGGCGCTGGTGCAGGTCTGGCGCGATCGACGACGGACGCAGCTGGTCAAGGTGCTGTGGACGGTGGTCATCCTCGCGCTGCCCGTGGTCGGCGTGCTGGGGTGGGCCGTGAACTGGCTGCTCGGCAGGGCTGCGGACGCGCTGCAGCGCCGGAACGCCTGA
- a CDS encoding tetratricopeptide repeat protein: MSTGDWESRVAALWDDETIDDQQRIKRMRDLAAEAPHPALGAFELGGAFDSGGHEADADVQYAAATAAGLETVDPDRAARMVVQHASTLRNLGRIDAAIAMLREAPEHPATGAAPRVFLALALHSAGRSAEALRVAIEAVEPTLPRYHRSVRAYAAALTEA; this comes from the coding sequence ATGAGCACCGGGGACTGGGAGTCGCGCGTCGCAGCGCTGTGGGACGACGAGACGATCGACGATCAGCAGCGGATCAAGCGGATGCGCGACCTCGCCGCCGAGGCTCCGCACCCCGCACTCGGCGCGTTCGAGCTCGGCGGCGCCTTCGACTCGGGCGGACACGAAGCCGACGCGGACGTGCAGTACGCCGCCGCGACCGCAGCCGGTCTGGAGACCGTCGACCCGGACCGCGCAGCCAGGATGGTCGTCCAGCACGCCTCGACGCTCCGGAACCTCGGCCGGATCGACGCGGCCATCGCGATGCTCCGCGAGGCGCCGGAACACCCCGCCACCGGGGCGGCACCGCGGGTGTTCCTCGCGCTCGCCCTGCACAGCGCGGGACGCTCAGCCGAGGCGCTGCGCGTCGCGATCGAGGCCGTCGAGCCGACACTCCCCCGGTACCACCGGTCCGTCCGGGCCTACGCGGCAGCCCTCACCGAGGCCTGA
- a CDS encoding PmoA family protein: MSTEDGIRALVVDGVEVALERDGAGTIAASSPRPCLHPVRTLGGTVVSGYHPGDHDWHCGVGVAIPDVDGVNCWGGPTYVHGRGYVWRDDHGAVEVVHAEQYDTTSAEHLVWRGPDRTVVLREDRTLRWRAVTSGWELSWSSSFRTPGDSPVHLGSPGSNGRAGAGYGGFFWRFPECAGVVVRTADAEGETAVHGSVAPWITWSAVFDGGPATIRIEAVDHHDRWFVRAEEYPAIGSALAWDSPAVVQPGAPLVRSFRAAITDGGTLAG; the protein is encoded by the coding sequence GTGAGCACCGAGGACGGCATCCGCGCACTCGTCGTGGACGGTGTCGAGGTCGCCCTCGAACGCGACGGCGCCGGCACGATCGCCGCGTCGTCCCCTCGGCCGTGCCTGCACCCGGTCCGCACCCTCGGCGGCACCGTCGTCAGCGGGTACCACCCGGGCGACCACGACTGGCACTGCGGGGTCGGGGTCGCGATCCCCGACGTCGACGGCGTGAACTGCTGGGGCGGCCCGACCTACGTCCACGGCCGCGGTTACGTCTGGCGCGACGACCACGGCGCGGTCGAGGTGGTGCACGCGGAGCAGTACGACACGACGTCCGCCGAGCACCTCGTCTGGCGTGGCCCGGACCGCACCGTGGTCCTGCGCGAGGACCGCACCCTGCGCTGGCGCGCGGTCACCAGCGGGTGGGAGCTGTCCTGGTCGTCGTCGTTCCGCACCCCTGGCGACTCCCCGGTGCACCTCGGGAGCCCGGGCAGCAACGGCCGAGCCGGAGCCGGCTACGGCGGCTTCTTCTGGCGGTTCCCCGAGTGCGCGGGGGTCGTCGTCCGGACCGCCGACGCCGAGGGCGAGACCGCCGTGCACGGCTCGGTCGCACCCTGGATCACCTGGTCGGCGGTGTTCGACGGCGGTCCGGCGACGATCCGGATCGAAGCTGTCGACCACCACGACCGCTGGTTCGTCCGCGCCGAGGAGTACCCCGCGATCGGCTCGGCACTGGCGTGGGACTCCCCCGCCGTCGTGCAGCCCGGCGCACCGCTGGTCCGCTCGTTCCGCGCGGCGATCACCGACGGCGGTACGCTCGCCGGATGA
- a CDS encoding class I SAM-dependent methyltransferase, which produces MHTHHDGSAAGAATDATAEPSVRDWWEARYAERDGIWSGRVNAVLASVTWGLPVGRALDLGCGEGGDVVWLAEQGWDVTGIDLSVTALQRGSRAAVAAGVEDRTAFVAADLARWDTAARYDLVTASFLQSWPVEIPRADILRRAAGFVAAGGHLLVTAHAAPPHDDLPPELREYRFPAPADDLAALQLDDRWDVLVAEVRPRTATTPEGDPHEVLDSVVLARLTRG; this is translated from the coding sequence ATGCACACCCACCACGACGGCTCCGCCGCCGGAGCCGCCACCGATGCCACCGCCGAACCGTCCGTTCGGGACTGGTGGGAGGCCCGCTACGCCGAGCGCGACGGCATCTGGTCCGGCCGGGTGAACGCCGTGCTCGCCTCGGTGACGTGGGGGCTGCCGGTGGGGCGGGCGCTCGACCTCGGCTGCGGCGAGGGCGGCGACGTGGTGTGGCTCGCCGAACAGGGGTGGGACGTGACGGGGATCGACCTGTCGGTGACGGCGCTCCAGCGTGGTTCACGGGCCGCGGTCGCCGCCGGGGTGGAGGACCGGACGGCCTTCGTCGCCGCGGACCTCGCCCGGTGGGACACCGCCGCGCGGTACGACCTGGTGACGGCGTCGTTCCTGCAGTCGTGGCCGGTGGAGATCCCCCGAGCCGACATCCTGCGCCGGGCCGCCGGCTTCGTCGCCGCCGGTGGGCACCTGCTCGTCACCGCGCACGCCGCTCCCCCGCACGACGACCTGCCGCCGGAGCTGCGGGAGTACCGGTTCCCCGCGCCGGCCGACGACCTCGCCGCCCTGCAGCTCGACGACCGCTGGGACGTCCTGGTCGCCGAGGTCCGGCCGCGCACCGCGACGACGCCGGAGGGTGATCCACACGAGGTGCTCGACAGCGTCGTGCTCGCCCGACTGACACGCGGGTAG
- a CDS encoding FadR/GntR family transcriptional regulator, producing the protein MPAFSPDDPLNIRLELESVPVGSPASVVARQLVSLLTAGELAPGSRLPSERILSERLGVGRSAVREALAALEILGIVQIRPGSGTYLRGGTSDLLPTTLSWGLMLASNRTRELLEIRSSLERTAAILAAQRATDEQITELGEYLVRQEATLDDPQAFIDADVRFHVLLARASGNDVLADLLQSLRSMLSVWVARRVQTRQATEAAFHEHRAVFEALRARDVPAVQRAMDAHMATASARIEHAEPLPADD; encoded by the coding sequence ATGCCCGCGTTCAGCCCGGACGACCCCCTCAACATCCGACTCGAACTCGAGTCCGTGCCCGTCGGGTCCCCCGCCTCGGTGGTCGCCCGACAGCTGGTCTCGCTGCTCACCGCCGGCGAGCTGGCCCCCGGCTCACGGCTGCCCTCGGAGCGGATCCTGTCCGAGCGGCTCGGCGTCGGACGCTCGGCCGTCCGTGAGGCCCTCGCCGCCCTCGAGATCCTGGGCATCGTGCAGATCCGCCCCGGCTCGGGCACCTACCTGCGCGGAGGCACCTCGGACCTGCTCCCGACGACCCTGTCGTGGGGGCTCATGCTCGCGTCGAACCGCACCCGCGAGCTGCTCGAGATCCGGTCCTCACTGGAGCGCACGGCAGCGATCCTCGCCGCGCAGCGCGCCACCGACGAGCAGATCACCGAACTCGGCGAGTACCTGGTCCGGCAGGAGGCGACGCTCGACGACCCGCAGGCGTTCATCGACGCCGACGTCCGGTTCCACGTCCTGCTGGCGCGGGCGTCGGGCAACGACGTGCTCGCGGACCTCCTGCAGAGCCTCCGCTCCATGCTGAGCGTCTGGGTCGCGCGGCGCGTGCAGACCCGGCAGGCGACCGAGGCCGCGTTCCACGAGCACCGCGCCGTCTTCGAGGCCCTGCGCGCGCGCGACGTGCCCGCCGTGCAGCGCGCGATGGACGCGCACATGGCCACGGCGAGCGCCCGCATCGAGCACGCCGAGCCGCTGCCCGCCGACGATTAA
- a CDS encoding MFS transporter: protein MDIPATRGIPTSVVEKTAIRKIAIRIVPFVALMFFINFLDRTAISFAAPNGMEADLGLTAAQFGFASGVFFIGYLVLEVPSNLALHKFGARVWLARIMITWGIVSLLFTWVQNYPQLVGLRFLLGIAEAGFFPGAILFLSTWVPARHRGKMLALFYLAQPLTSVIGSPLAGWLMTHEGILGGLAGWRFMFLCVSIPAIIVGVLCLFVLKDKPSQAKWLDEDEKLWLEGALAKENQEKAGHGKGGLRAAFGSGRVWMLAAVYFGFIYGLYALSFFLPTIIDGFQEQFGTTFDLFQKGLITAIPYVPAAVVLYFWSRDAFRRGVRVWHIAVPALVGGLSIPVALYMNSPAATVAVIAITACAIFAALPNFWTVPTQFLTGAAAAAGVALINTVGNLGGFAAPYITGAVSEWTGGYQVPMFIVGFFMVLSSVLMFVLGRTTKRNEAAAAASGADTAVAATDGPTAIAKEAGA from the coding sequence GTGGACATCCCCGCCACGCGAGGCATCCCCACCTCGGTCGTCGAGAAGACGGCCATCCGCAAGATCGCGATCCGCATCGTGCCGTTCGTGGCACTGATGTTCTTCATCAACTTCCTCGACCGCACCGCGATCTCCTTCGCCGCCCCCAACGGCATGGAGGCCGACCTCGGCCTGACCGCCGCCCAGTTCGGCTTCGCGTCCGGTGTGTTCTTCATCGGTTACCTCGTGCTCGAGGTGCCGTCCAACCTCGCGCTGCACAAGTTCGGCGCGCGTGTCTGGCTCGCCCGCATCATGATCACGTGGGGCATCGTGTCCCTGCTCTTCACGTGGGTGCAGAACTACCCGCAGCTCGTCGGCCTGCGCTTCCTGCTCGGCATCGCCGAGGCCGGCTTCTTCCCCGGCGCGATCCTGTTCCTGTCGACCTGGGTCCCGGCCCGGCACCGCGGCAAGATGCTCGCGCTCTTCTACCTGGCGCAGCCGCTCACGAGCGTCATCGGTTCCCCGCTCGCCGGTTGGCTGATGACCCACGAGGGGATCCTCGGCGGCCTGGCCGGATGGCGCTTCATGTTCCTCTGTGTCTCGATCCCGGCGATCATCGTCGGCGTCCTGTGCCTCTTCGTGCTCAAGGACAAGCCGTCGCAGGCGAAGTGGCTCGACGAGGACGAGAAGCTCTGGCTCGAGGGCGCCCTGGCGAAGGAGAACCAGGAGAAAGCCGGCCACGGCAAGGGCGGCCTGCGTGCGGCCTTCGGCTCCGGCCGTGTCTGGATGCTCGCCGCGGTGTACTTCGGCTTCATCTACGGCCTCTACGCACTCAGCTTCTTCCTGCCGACGATCATCGACGGCTTCCAGGAGCAGTTCGGCACCACGTTCGACCTGTTCCAGAAGGGCCTCATCACGGCCATCCCGTACGTGCCCGCCGCGGTGGTCCTGTACTTCTGGTCGCGTGACGCCTTCCGTCGGGGTGTCCGGGTCTGGCACATCGCCGTCCCGGCCCTGGTCGGCGGCCTGAGCATCCCGGTCGCGCTCTACATGAACAGCCCGGCCGCCACCGTCGCGGTCATCGCGATCACCGCGTGTGCGATCTTCGCGGCGCTGCCGAACTTCTGGACGGTCCCGACGCAGTTCCTGACCGGTGCCGCCGCAGCCGCTGGGGTCGCCCTCATCAACACCGTCGGCAACCTCGGTGGCTTCGCCGCCCCGTACATCACGGGTGCCGTCAGCGAGTGGACCGGCGGGTACCAGGTCCCGATGTTCATCGTCGGCTTCTTCATGGTGCTGTCGAGCGTGCTGATGTTCGTGCTCGGCCGGACCACGAAGCGCAACGAAGCAGCTGCCGCGGCGTCCGGAGCCGACACCGCGGTCGCCGCCACGGACGGACCGACCGCGATCGCGAAGGAGGCCGGCGCATGA